Proteins encoded together in one Undibacterium sp. CCC3.4 window:
- a CDS encoding alpha/beta hydrolase: MTPSNSPVHRLSRSEFLPIRGLQYHVRQWGRVGAPPIVMLHGWMDVSASFQFVVDCLQHDWHVIAPDLRGFGLTEAPGSDTYWFPDYLGDLDALLAHYVPEGAVNLLGHSMGANVLGLYAGARPERVRRLVNLEGFGMPTTQPQQAPGRYRKWLDELRSPQQLRTYASAQEVAARLQKTNPRLSNQRAAFLASCWARENSAGRWEILGDPAHKQSSPLLFHVEEVLACWEQISAPVLWMEAEQTDIWNWMGPKPTARLEIDRRLSHLRDLKKEMIADAGHMLHHDQPELLAQLIEAFFMQGDGV; the protein is encoded by the coding sequence ATGACTCCTTCAAATTCGCCCGTACATCGACTGTCCCGTTCGGAATTTTTACCCATTCGTGGTTTGCAGTATCATGTGCGGCAGTGGGGGCGCGTCGGTGCGCCGCCCATTGTGATGCTGCATGGCTGGATGGATGTGTCGGCCTCGTTTCAGTTTGTAGTTGATTGCCTGCAGCATGATTGGCATGTCATCGCTCCCGATTTGCGTGGTTTCGGTTTGACCGAGGCACCCGGCAGCGACACCTATTGGTTCCCAGATTATCTCGGTGACCTCGATGCCTTGCTCGCGCATTATGTGCCCGAAGGAGCGGTGAATTTGCTTGGTCACAGCATGGGGGCCAATGTGCTCGGTTTGTATGCCGGTGCGCGCCCGGAGCGGGTGCGTCGCTTGGTTAATCTGGAAGGTTTTGGTATGCCGACTACGCAGCCGCAGCAAGCCCCCGGGCGCTACCGAAAATGGCTCGATGAATTGCGCTCACCGCAGCAGTTGCGCACCTATGCTTCAGCGCAAGAGGTGGCGGCGCGACTGCAAAAAACCAATCCACGTTTATCCAATCAACGTGCGGCATTTTTAGCTTCGTGCTGGGCGCGTGAAAACAGCGCCGGACGCTGGGAAATTCTCGGCGACCCGGCGCATAAACAGAGCAGCCCCTTGTTGTTTCATGTCGAAGAAGTGCTGGCATGTTGGGAGCAGATCAGCGCGCCGGTGTTGTGGATGGAGGCGGAACAAACCGATATTTGGAACTGGATGGGGCCGAAACCGACGGCGCGGTTGGAAATTGATCGGCGTCTCAGCCATTTACGCGATCTCAAGAAAGAAATGATTGCTGATGCCGGTCATATGCTGCACCATGACCAGCCCGAATTACTGGCGCAATTGATCGAAGCATTTTTCATGCAAGGCGATGGCGTTTGA
- a CDS encoding acyl-CoA synthetase: MKAHSIPAGSSKSLPDQYAKLYQEFRWHVPEHFNIAEVCCRRWQDEAQRCAIISATADGKHTRTSYAQLATRANQLSNLLQQQGVQRGDVVACLLPQRVETAVSIMACLQMGVIVLPLSCLFGRDALEYRLQHSQARVLILDHSGVDTYRQIAATCPELKTVIAIDCPQLGHTLDWNSDLADMPEHFDVVNTRASDPAILIYTSGTTGPAKGALIPHAAVIGNLSGFVASQNWFPQDGDVFWSPADWAWTGGLMDALLPTLYFGQPIVAWSGRFGAETAFELMEKYRVTNTFLFPTALKMMMKACPQPRQRYRLKLRAIMSAGEAVGSAVFEWCQQALGVTPNEMFGQTEMNYIVGNSHQRWPAKAGSMGRPYPGHRVAIIDDAGQPVGPGICGEVALHRCDIHGHPDPIFFLGYWNNDAATRSKYSGDWCRTGDLASCDDDGYLFYQGRADDMFKAAGYRIGPSEIENCLLHHAAVANAAVVPKPDRERGNLVKAYIVLSPGFVGDADLIATLQQHVRSHLAPYEYPKEIEFIAALPMTATGKIQRSVLRLQEQQRATTSGHAQGRINN, encoded by the coding sequence ATGAAAGCACACTCTATCCCTGCCGGGAGCAGCAAATCATTGCCCGATCAATATGCCAAACTGTACCAAGAATTCCGCTGGCATGTCCCGGAACACTTCAATATCGCCGAAGTATGCTGCCGCCGCTGGCAAGATGAAGCGCAACGCTGCGCCATCATCAGCGCCACGGCCGATGGTAAACACACACGCACCAGTTACGCGCAATTGGCGACGCGCGCCAATCAATTGTCGAATCTCTTGCAACAACAAGGGGTGCAACGCGGCGATGTGGTCGCTTGTTTGCTACCGCAAAGAGTAGAAACCGCCGTCAGCATCATGGCCTGCCTGCAGATGGGAGTCATCGTCCTGCCCCTGAGTTGTCTGTTCGGTCGCGATGCACTCGAATACAGATTACAACACAGCCAAGCGCGGGTATTAATACTCGATCACAGCGGCGTCGACACTTACCGACAAATTGCCGCCACCTGCCCCGAGCTGAAAACCGTCATCGCCATCGATTGCCCGCAGCTCGGGCACACGCTGGACTGGAACAGCGATTTGGCAGACATGCCCGAACACTTCGACGTCGTCAACACCCGCGCCAGTGACCCGGCCATCCTGATTTATACCAGCGGCACCACCGGCCCGGCCAAAGGGGCGCTGATTCCGCACGCCGCCGTGATCGGCAATCTGAGCGGCTTCGTGGCCTCGCAAAATTGGTTTCCGCAAGATGGCGATGTATTTTGGTCGCCAGCCGACTGGGCTTGGACCGGCGGCTTGATGGATGCGCTGCTGCCGACCCTGTATTTCGGCCAGCCCATCGTCGCCTGGAGCGGCCGCTTTGGCGCCGAGACGGCATTTGAATTAATGGAAAAATATCGCGTTACCAATACCTTCCTGTTCCCGACCGCGCTCAAAATGATGATGAAAGCCTGCCCTCAGCCGCGCCAACGTTACCGGCTCAAGCTGCGCGCCATCATGAGTGCCGGCGAAGCGGTCGGCAGCGCCGTCTTCGAATGGTGCCAGCAAGCGTTGGGAGTGACGCCGAATGAAATGTTTGGCCAAACCGAAATGAATTACATCGTCGGCAACAGCCATCAGCGCTGGCCGGCCAAAGCGGGCAGCATGGGCCGCCCGTATCCGGGCCACCGCGTCGCCATCATCGACGATGCCGGTCAACCGGTCGGGCCCGGCATATGCGGCGAAGTGGCGCTGCACCGTTGCGATATCCACGGCCATCCCGATCCGATATTTTTTCTCGGCTACTGGAACAATGATGCCGCCACCCGCAGCAAATACAGTGGCGACTGGTGCCGCACCGGTGACTTGGCCAGTTGCGATGACGATGGCTATCTGTTTTATCAAGGACGTGCCGACGATATGTTTAAAGCCGCCGGCTATCGCATCGGTCCATCGGAAATTGAAAATTGTTTGCTGCACCACGCGGCCGTCGCCAATGCCGCCGTGGTACCGAAACCGGATCGCGAGCGCGGCAATCTGGTCAAAGCGTATATCGTGCTCAGCCCCGGCTTTGTTGGCGACGCCGATTTAATCGCCACCTTACAGCAGCATGTCCGCAGCCACCTGGCACCGTATGAATATCCAAAAGAAATTGAATTCATCGCCGCCCTGCCGATGACTGCCACCGGAAAAATTCAAAGAAGCGTACTGCGCCTGCAAGAGCAGCAACGTGCCACGACCAGCGGCCATGCTCAAGGTCGCATCAACAATTGA
- a CDS encoding flagella assembly protein FlgT middle domain-containing protein produces MRRLILLLLRAALLLSTTAVAPSLMAESLLPAHDPARSILLSGFAVNKPEQLSDIDDIAQGLSHEIARRLRQSQQFEVRTMPELLSFNWQLQAPPARLLTQLGLDYGARYLITGEIRNAGIRNVPQLFGLWSKPSRSIEVEMYVYDAPAGNLLGRFEFSASADGDVHIGREHVFGGVGFRATRFGQAIESLVDEAAQTIASQLLMRP; encoded by the coding sequence ATGCGTCGTCTTATTTTACTGCTGTTGCGTGCTGCGCTGTTGTTGAGTACCACTGCTGTGGCGCCGTCGCTGATGGCCGAGTCGCTGTTGCCGGCACATGACCCGGCGCGCAGCATTTTACTCAGTGGTTTTGCCGTCAATAAGCCGGAACAGCTCAGTGATATCGATGATATTGCCCAAGGTTTGTCGCATGAAATCGCGCGCCGCCTGCGCCAGAGTCAGCAATTCGAGGTGCGTACGATGCCCGAGCTGTTGTCATTCAATTGGCAATTGCAAGCACCGCCGGCACGCTTGCTGACGCAATTGGGGCTTGATTACGGGGCGCGCTACCTGATTACCGGCGAAATTCGCAATGCCGGCATTCGTAATGTGCCGCAACTGTTCGGTCTGTGGAGTAAGCCATCGCGCAGCATAGAAGTGGAAATGTATGTCTATGATGCTCCGGCCGGAAATTTATTAGGACGGTTTGAGTTTTCCGCCAGTGCTGATGGCGATGTGCATATCGGTCGTGAGCACGTGTTCGGCGGTGTCGGTTTTCGTGCCACCCGCTTCGGCCAAGCAATTGAAAGCTTGGTCGATGAGGCGGCACAAACTATTGCCAGTCAATTGTTGATGCGACCTTGA
- a CDS encoding GNAT family protein has product MPDIKAALQLTPALPSYSSAVLAFETENRPHFEQWISTRGNAYYSENAVRSSLEQAQWAAQTMKEYHYLAWHGSEIVGRVTLRGVEREQYHKATLGYRFSQRHGGRGYAAAAVTAVLEQAFSRLALKRLEALVIADNLPSQSVLQRCGFREYGRARQAVLRDGVWHDLLYFEQHAPGFLQS; this is encoded by the coding sequence ATGCCAGACATCAAGGCCGCATTACAACTGACTCCTGCACTGCCAAGCTACAGCAGTGCCGTACTCGCATTTGAAACGGAAAACCGCCCTCATTTCGAACAATGGATCAGCACACGCGGCAACGCTTATTACTCGGAAAACGCCGTGCGCAGCAGCTTGGAACAAGCCCAGTGGGCTGCGCAAACCATGAAAGAATATCATTATCTGGCTTGGCACGGCAGCGAAATCGTCGGCCGTGTCACGCTGCGCGGAGTCGAGCGCGAGCAGTATCACAAAGCCACGCTCGGCTACCGCTTCAGTCAACGCCACGGTGGCCGTGGCTACGCCGCGGCAGCCGTCACAGCGGTACTTGAACAGGCGTTCTCGCGCCTCGCCCTGAAACGACTGGAAGCCTTGGTCATCGCCGACAATCTGCCATCCCAGTCGGTCCTGCAGCGCTGCGGCTTTCGCGAGTACGGGCGAGCACGTCAAGCGGTATTGCGGGACGGCGTGTGGCACGACCTACTCTACTTTGAGCAGCATGCTCCGGGTTTTTTGCAAAGTTAA
- a CDS encoding ferritin-like domain-containing protein has protein sequence MELRAVALAALLAVDTDVKCALLAALPDEAPLDTVQCFAIPAGIPGRPLRPELIAPGKVGRRSMLTVEGRAILIHALAHIEMNAINLATDIIWRFPHLPEQFYRDWLKVAKEEARHFQLLEQHLQTLGYQYGDFPAHNSLWEMAEKTCDDLLARLALVPRTLEARGLDVTPGVSAKLAQAGDAAGAALLMVIYHDEIGHVAIGNHWYQYLCNQQGHDTIATYARLALHYAAPTLRGPFNLAARRAAGFTELELQALPQSST, from the coding sequence ATGGAACTGCGTGCCGTGGCGCTGGCGGCCTTATTGGCGGTTGATACCGATGTCAAGTGCGCACTGTTGGCGGCGCTGCCCGATGAGGCGCCGCTTGATACGGTACAGTGTTTTGCGATTCCGGCCGGAATTCCCGGGCGACCGCTGCGGCCCGAGCTGATTGCGCCCGGCAAGGTCGGTCGACGCTCGATGTTGACCGTCGAGGGACGGGCGATTTTGATCCATGCGCTGGCCCATATAGAAATGAATGCGATTAATTTGGCGACCGATATCATCTGGCGTTTTCCTCACTTGCCGGAGCAGTTTTATCGCGATTGGCTTAAGGTCGCCAAGGAAGAGGCGCGTCATTTTCAACTGCTAGAGCAGCATTTGCAGACGCTCGGTTATCAGTATGGCGATTTTCCAGCGCATAACAGTTTGTGGGAAATGGCAGAAAAAACTTGCGATGATTTGTTGGCGCGTTTGGCACTGGTGCCGCGCACGCTGGAAGCGCGCGGCCTCGATGTGACACCGGGTGTGTCGGCCAAGCTGGCGCAGGCCGGCGATGCCGCCGGGGCAGCTTTACTGATGGTGATTTATCACGATGAAATCGGTCACGTCGCCATCGGCAATCATTGGTATCAGTATTTGTGTAATCAACAGGGGCACGATACCATTGCTACCTATGCGCGCTTGGCACTGCACTATGCGGCACCGACCTTGCGTGGGCCATTCAATCTGGCGGCCCGGCGTGCGGCTGGTTTCACCGAGTTGGAGTTGCAGGCCTTGCCGCAGTCGTCCACATGA
- a CDS encoding gamma carbonic anhydrase family protein → MPIYQLGEFVPEIAASAYLTDTAKVIGKVRIAAGASIWFDTTLRGDNELISIGENSNVQEGCILHTDPGHPLSVAANVTIGHQAMLHGCSIGEGSLIGIQAVILNGAKIGKNCLVGAGALVTEGKEFPDNSLIIGSPAKAVRELSAADIAGMHGNTANYAQRAQTYKTELKRLD, encoded by the coding sequence ATGCCCATCTACCAATTAGGCGAATTCGTACCCGAGATCGCCGCCTCAGCATACCTGACTGACACGGCCAAAGTGATAGGCAAAGTCCGCATCGCTGCCGGTGCCAGCATCTGGTTCGACACCACCCTGCGCGGTGATAATGAGTTGATCAGTATCGGTGAAAACAGCAATGTCCAGGAAGGCTGCATCCTGCATACCGATCCGGGCCATCCCTTGAGCGTCGCCGCCAATGTCACCATCGGCCACCAAGCCATGCTACATGGCTGCAGTATCGGCGAAGGTTCGCTGATCGGGATTCAAGCTGTCATCCTCAATGGTGCCAAGATCGGTAAAAACTGCCTGGTCGGCGCCGGTGCCTTGGTTACCGAAGGAAAAGAATTTCCCGATAATTCCCTGATCATCGGCTCGCCGGCGAAAGCCGTGCGTGAGTTGAGCGCTGCTGACATCGCCGGCATGCATGGCAATACTGCCAATTACGCGCAACGCGCACAAACTTACAAAACCGAACTCAAACGCCTGGATTGA
- the hslO gene encoding Hsp33 family molecular chaperone HslO codes for MTDTLQKFMFENAGVRGELVELENAWQQMLEHQTYPPAVRNVLGELMAAAALLSANLKFNGTMIMQIHGDGPVRLMVVECDAELRLRATAKLADDAVIGEQESLRDLVHAHGQGRFVITLDPNDKMPGQQAYQGIVPLDGDSIAAVIENYMLRSEQLDTKLWLAADDKVARGLLLQKLPETGGSGARVDDGEDLWGHAVLLGDTLKREELLSTDSATLMHRLFWEQTLRVFDPLTPQFYCSCTREKVGDMLKMLGTEEVESALNEIGRLDINCDFCGKHYGFDPVDCAQLFVAKTLTEGLSPAAEIKH; via the coding sequence ATCACCGACACCCTACAAAAATTCATGTTCGAAAATGCCGGCGTACGCGGCGAATTAGTTGAACTTGAAAACGCCTGGCAACAAATGCTCGAGCATCAAACCTACCCACCCGCGGTACGCAATGTGCTCGGCGAACTCATGGCCGCTGCCGCCCTGCTGTCGGCCAATCTGAAATTCAACGGCACCATGATCATGCAAATCCATGGCGATGGCCCGGTACGCTTGATGGTGGTCGAATGCGACGCCGAGTTGCGCCTGCGTGCCACCGCCAAACTGGCCGACGACGCCGTTATCGGCGAACAGGAAAGCCTGCGCGATCTGGTACATGCACACGGCCAGGGCCGCTTCGTGATCACGCTCGACCCAAATGACAAAATGCCGGGCCAACAAGCTTATCAAGGTATCGTCCCGCTCGATGGTGACAGCATCGCCGCCGTCATCGAAAACTATATGCTGCGCTCGGAACAGCTCGACACCAAACTCTGGCTGGCCGCCGATGACAAAGTGGCGCGCGGCTTGTTACTGCAAAAATTACCGGAAACCGGTGGCAGTGGTGCGCGCGTCGACGATGGCGAAGATCTCTGGGGTCATGCGGTCTTGCTCGGCGATACGCTCAAACGCGAAGAATTACTGAGCACCGACAGCGCCACCTTGATGCACCGTTTATTCTGGGAACAAACCTTACGCGTATTTGATCCCTTGACACCGCAATTTTACTGCAGCTGTACGCGTGAAAAAGTCGGTGACATGCTCAAGATGCTCGGCACCGAAGAAGTCGAGAGCGCCCTGAACGAAATCGGTCGACTCGACATCAACTGCGATTTCTGCGGCAAACACTACGGCTTCGATCCGGTCGATTGCGCCCAATTATTCGTCGCCAAAACGCTGACGGAAGGTTTGTCGCCGGCAGCAGAAATCAAGCACTGA
- a CDS encoding MerR family transcriptional regulator codes for MLMKIGELAKRTGLSVRTLHHYDKIGLLSPSQRSSAAYRLYNRADITRLYRIVALRRLDLSLAEIAALVDHEHADLNSVISDQLRLLEQQINNGIALRERLRDLHTLVQANKEPQLDYWLGILEMMSVADKYFSPDDMQQLSKQNRPTLTPDLHMLPLIVEARSLLDTGVAYTDPRARELALRWNDTMNRHMPDLPQYLAKFSQMHRDEPALQALTGIDPEMMDFIVRALIEVRYAAYRQHLSEHELRFFRAASFRHAHAWNELFSQVRKVMQAGMLPEEEAAQVLLRQWRSLFFDTWGGDLTTIRKVRELHRSADGALVGGASSPELMQYARRGLIWLEARINTKPLTDPMTN; via the coding sequence ATGCTCATGAAAATCGGCGAACTGGCCAAGCGCACCGGCTTAAGCGTGCGCACGCTGCATCACTACGACAAAATCGGCTTATTATCACCGTCGCAGCGCTCCAGCGCTGCTTACCGGCTGTACAACCGCGCCGACATCACGCGCCTGTATCGGATTGTCGCGCTGCGCCGGCTCGATCTGTCGCTGGCCGAAATCGCCGCCTTGGTCGACCACGAGCATGCTGATCTCAACAGTGTGATCAGCGATCAATTGCGCTTACTCGAACAACAGATCAATAACGGCATCGCGCTGCGCGAACGCTTGCGTGATTTGCATACGCTGGTGCAAGCGAATAAAGAACCGCAGCTCGATTATTGGCTAGGTATTTTAGAAATGATGAGCGTGGCGGACAAATATTTCAGTCCGGATGACATGCAGCAGTTGAGCAAACAAAATCGGCCGACCTTAACGCCCGATTTACACATGCTGCCACTGATCGTCGAAGCCCGCAGCTTGCTCGATACCGGCGTCGCCTATACCGACCCGCGTGCACGCGAGTTGGCACTGCGCTGGAACGACACGATGAACCGGCACATGCCCGATTTGCCTCAGTATTTGGCAAAATTTTCGCAAATGCACCGCGACGAACCGGCTCTGCAAGCCCTGACCGGTATCGATCCCGAGATGATGGATTTCATCGTCCGCGCGCTGATCGAAGTCCGATACGCGGCATATCGTCAGCATTTGAGCGAACACGAATTGCGCTTCTTCCGCGCCGCGTCGTTTCGCCATGCGCATGCTTGGAACGAGCTGTTTTCGCAAGTCAGGAAAGTCATGCAAGCCGGCATGCTCCCCGAAGAAGAAGCCGCCCAAGTCTTGCTGCGCCAATGGCGCAGCTTGTTTTTCGATACCTGGGGCGGTGATTTGACAACCATACGCAAAGTGCGCGAACTGCACCGCAGCGCTGATGGTGCCTTGGTTGGTGGCGCCAGCTCGCCGGAATTGATGCAATACGCCAGACGTGGACTGATCTGGTTGGAAGCGCGTATCAATACCAAGCCGCTTACGGACCCAATGACGAACTGA
- a CDS encoding acyl-CoA dehydrogenase gives MSKAVFCWEDPLLLSSQLSEEERMVQEAARTYSQERLAPRVLEAFRHERTDPVIFREMGELGLLGSMIPAEYGGAGLNYVCYGLVAREVERIDSGYRSMMSVQSSLVMVPINEFGSEAQKQKYLPKLASGASIGCFGLTEPDHGSDPGSMVTRAKTVPGGYSLSGAKMWITNSPIADVFVVWAKTDDGRIRGFILESGWKGLSAPAIHGKVGLRASITGEIVMDQVFVPEENLLPHVEGLKGPFTCLNSARFGIAWGALGAAEFCWHTARQYTLDRMQFGRPLAANQLVQKKLADMQTEITLALQGCLRLGRMKDEGTAAVEITSIMKRNSCGKSLEIARMARDMLGGNGISDEYGIARHLVNLEVVNTYEGTHDIHALILGRAQTGIAAF, from the coding sequence CGCACGCACTTATAGCCAAGAGCGGCTGGCACCGCGCGTACTTGAAGCCTTCCGCCATGAACGTACCGACCCGGTGATTTTTCGCGAGATGGGTGAGCTCGGTCTGCTCGGTTCGATGATTCCAGCCGAATACGGCGGTGCCGGTCTCAATTATGTTTGTTATGGCTTGGTGGCGCGCGAAGTCGAGCGCATCGATTCCGGTTACCGCTCGATGATGAGTGTGCAAAGTTCGCTGGTGATGGTGCCTATCAATGAATTCGGCAGCGAAGCGCAGAAGCAGAAGTATTTGCCGAAACTCGCCAGTGGTGCCTCGATCGGTTGTTTCGGCTTGACCGAACCCGACCATGGTTCCGACCCCGGCAGCATGGTCACGCGCGCCAAGACGGTGCCGGGCGGTTATTCGCTCAGCGGTGCCAAGATGTGGATCACCAACAGCCCGATTGCCGATGTCTTCGTGGTCTGGGCCAAGACCGATGATGGCCGTATCCGCGGCTTCATTCTGGAAAGCGGTTGGAAGGGTTTGAGTGCGCCTGCGATTCATGGCAAGGTTGGACTGCGTGCCTCGATCACCGGTGAAATCGTGATGGATCAGGTGTTCGTGCCGGAAGAGAATTTATTGCCACACGTGGAAGGTCTGAAAGGGCCATTCACTTGCCTTAATTCGGCGCGCTTCGGTATCGCTTGGGGTGCCCTCGGCGCGGCCGAATTCTGCTGGCATACGGCACGCCAATATACGCTCGACCGTATGCAATTCGGTCGTCCCTTGGCAGCCAATCAGTTGGTGCAAAAAAAATTGGCCGATATGCAGACGGAAATTACCTTAGCCTTGCAAGGCTGTCTGCGTTTGGGGCGCATGAAAGACGAAGGCACGGCCGCGGTGGAAATCACGTCGATCATGAAACGTAATTCCTGCGGTAAATCGCTGGAAATTGCCCGCATGGCGCGCGATATGTTGGGTGGTAATGGCATTTCCGATGAATACGGTATCGCTCGTCACCTCGTTAATCTGGAAGTGGTCAATACCTATGAAGGCACGCATGATATTCATGCCTTGATACTGGGCCGCGCACAAACCGGGATTGCGGCGTTTTAA